From Ferroacidibacillus organovorans:
ATTTGGAGATAGACGGTGACATGGCGCTTGCGCGCCACCGTCTAGAGAAAATAATCGACTGCGCCGTTCTCTCAAGAGAGCATCGATTGTCTCTACACTGCGGACTCAGACGCTTTGACGATATTTTTTCCCCATCATCTCAGGGAGCGCGTTTCGCACAACATCAATCGCGATGGCAAAGCCGATCCCCTGTGAACTCTGACTCACAGCTGTGTTGATACCAATCACTTCACCGCGCAGGCTGATCAGCGGACCGCCAGAGTTGCCGCGGTTGATAGCCGCATCCGTTTGCAGCAAGTGCGGGTATGAACGATCACCAATCTGCATGGGCCTTTCCTTTGCGCTGATAATGCCAACCGTGACGGAGTGATCAAGTCCCAGCGGATTTCCGACTGCCATCACCCACTCTCCGACCTGCACATCCTTCGATTTTCCAAGTCGCAATACGCGAATCGTCTTTGGGAGATCGATCTTTAGAACGGCCAAGTCGTGTTCGTAATTGGTTCCTACGACATGGGCAATCAATTTTCGCTCTTGATTCCTCATTTTGACATGAACACGAGAAGCCCCGTGAATGACGTGTTCATTTGTTAAAATGTAGCCGCGGTCATCAAAAATAAAACCAGTACCGATATTCATGGCGCGCGGTTCTTGTTCGATAAACATATCGAACGGCAAACCAAATGGACTGCGAATCTGACGATTGCGTGCGCGTTCATGAGCGACTTCAATATTGACGACTGCATCCTTGCATTGATCGACGATGGATACAAAATCGGGCATTCGCACATTACGTGCTGTTCGCGCCCGCAGTCCTTTGGCCGCGTTTGACAATGTTCCCTTTTTTCGCTGCAAAGAAACCACCTCGAACGTTTGACTAACGTCATCCTATTCGAAGTGGACGTTTCGGTGTGGGATATACGCCTGTGTCTTCAGTAAAATCGCGGAATGTCTACATTGCGGGGCTCATTTTGCTTCAACATAGCCGGCTGTTCCCGGGAGCTTTTCTTCAAACAGAAATTTCATTCCGCGCTCCAATTTCTTGTATAAATCGCGCGGATCTCTCCCTCCAATAAGCGCGCCATTGCGGATTGCGAATGGAATATCCGTACATGTCCCACAGACATCTGCACAGTCCTTCAATTCGATTTCCACATCCGGATAATCGCGAGAAATTGCTTCAAGAACACTCTGGCTATAGAGCGCGAGATTTTTTTTGCAGAAAGTGAGTTGAACTGCAGAAGCCATAGACGCTTTTCTCTCCTCTTTACGGCAGGATCGATCGCCTCTATTGTACTCTATGAAACGAGTCAGAGAAAGTCAGTCGCTGCGGTCCCTGACTCCCTAATTTATGCAAGAGGCTGATAGCGAACGCCAAAGTTCCCCTTTCTCGTTCGATATATTTGCACTAATGGTTGGCGATAACCTCGCAGAACCTGATCATCACGCACGCACATCGCCACGTAATTCGCCACGGATCGCGAATCATAAAGCCGTGCCTCATATACCCACGTCATGCGCACCCTCCTCACACGATCCATTTTGCACTTAGCAATAGCGTAACCCGTAATGTTCGTGCTCATGTATCGCCGTGAAGAATGTGCACGTTTTAATTTTTTTACGAAACTTCGAGCGCAACATGGTAACCGGCAAATTTCTTGACGTTTAATACACCGTCTCGAAATAGCAGATATTGCCCGCGCACCCCGACAAGATCAGATGACACCTCCTCTTTTTCAATGTTTTTTGAGACCGCTTTGATTGCTTCACCAGGTAACACGGGGTAGCGGAACTGCGTCAAGACAAAATGCTCTAAGAGATAGGGCTGAAACGTTTCCGACACGCGATTTGCAACTTTTTCTGCCAATTGAAGTAGATCAACCTCTTCATGAATACCTTTCACCATTTTTCTCCAGTCCGTCTTGTCAGGCATACTTTGCGCAATTTCGACCTCCATCTCACCTGAACGCATACGAGTGGGCGTTCGCGCAATGGCAACCGCCTGAACAGCGCCTTGATCAACCCACCGCGTTTGTTCGCGCCCCATGCGGGTAATTCCCACCTTAGCCTGACTGCTCAAGGATAGATAGACTGTGTGGGGGATCATGCAGTGCGTTTTGGCAAAAGATTCGTCCCTGCAAGTACCTTGGTCAAAATGACATTGATGGGGCTTTACGATACACAAGTCTGTCTCAGCGAGTGTAGTGACGCAAGGAAAGCAGTAACCATTTTGAAAAAGTTTTTTTACGGCTCGTCCACACGCAATGCAGCGGCGTTCTCCTAAAAAGCGGATTTGGATGCGGCGGCCGATCCACGCATTGACAGACGCACACTCATCTCCCAGTTGCAGCGCGTATTGAACCTCCTCATCGTGTACTTGGTGATTCAATTGCGTGATATACCCTTTCATCCTAAACGCCCCTTAACGAATTTTTCGATCTAAGAAATGGCCGAGCGCGATTGAAGCATACTACGACAAAGGAGTGATTCACGTTGTTGGTCATCGCAGGGTTGTTGCCCGCTCTCGCGTTTTTATGGATTTTGTATCGCATGGATCGACATCGCGAACCGCCTGGACTTGTCTTTCGTTTTTTTCTCGTCGGCGCGGTCGTCGTCTTGCCTGCTGGAATAGCAGAACGCACCCTTCTTGACCTTTACAGTCTGACCCCCGATCCGCAGCAGGGGTTCATTTACACAATGATCTCCGCTTTTTTTTGTCGCCGGGGTTGTGGAAGAGGGATTAAAGGCGCTTTGTTTTCTGCGTCTTGTCAATCAAAAACCGTTTTTTGAGGAGCCATATGACGGAATTGTGTATGCAGGTGCGATAGGGCTCGGTTTTGCAGCTGTTGAAAACGTACTCTA
This genomic window contains:
- a CDS encoding S1C family serine protease, with the protein product MQRKKGTLSNAAKGLRARTARNVRMPDFVSIVDQCKDAVVNIEVAHERARNRQIRSPFGLPFDMFIEQEPRAMNIGTGFIFDDRGYILTNEHVIHGASRVHVKMRNQERKLIAHVVGTNYEHDLAVLKIDLPKTIRVLRLGKSKDVQVGEWVMAVGNPLGLDHSVTVGIISAKERPMQIGDRSYPHLLQTDAAINRGNSGGPLISLRGEVIGINTAVSQSSQGIGFAIAIDVVRNALPEMMGKKYRQSV
- a CDS encoding DUF1450 domain-containing protein encodes the protein MASAVQLTFCKKNLALYSQSVLEAISRDYPDVEIELKDCADVCGTCTDIPFAIRNGALIGGRDPRDLYKKLERGMKFLFEEKLPGTAGYVEAK
- a CDS encoding DUF2797 domain-containing protein is translated as MKGYITQLNHQVHDEEVQYALQLGDECASVNAWIGRRIQIRFLGERRCIACGRAVKKLFQNGYCFPCVTTLAETDLCIVKPHQCHFDQGTCRDESFAKTHCMIPHTVYLSLSSQAKVGITRMGREQTRWVDQGAVQAVAIARTPTRMRSGEMEVEIAQSMPDKTDWRKMVKGIHEEVDLLQLAEKVANRVSETFQPYLLEHFVLTQFRYPVLPGEAIKAVSKNIEKEEVSSDLVGVRGQYLLFRDGVLNVKKFAGYHVALEVS